The genomic DNA TTCACCCTGGGGGTTCCCGGTTATCTTCACGTCGACCGGGCCGTCCGGAATTTTCGCGATTGCCTGGTAGATCAGGTCGAAGGCCTGGTACAGTTCTCGGCTGCGCACCATGCACCGCGCGTAGCAGTCGCACCCGGTCTCGACCATGGGTTCCCAATTGAGTTTCGGATACGCGGCGTACCCCAGCTTGCGCATGTCCGACGCGATGCCGCTGCCGCGCACGGTCGGCCCCACGGCGCCGAGCGCGAGCGCGTCTTCCTTCGAAAGCATGCCCTTGCCCACGGTCCTGCGCTTTACCGAGCCGTCCTTCTGGAACACGTCGGTGAGTTCGTGGCATTGTTTTTCGATTGTCTTGAGCTCGCCCTGGATTCTGTTGAGCGTGTTGTTATCGATGTCGCGGCGCACGCCGCCTGGTTTCGCGGTCCCGAAAATCACGCGGCCGCCCGTGGTCTCCTCGATGATGTCGAGCAGTTTTTCGCGAACGCGCCACGAGTGCATGAACAGGCTCTCGAACCCGAACCCGTCGGCGAAAAGGCCCAGCCACAATAAATGGCTGTGGATGCGCGACATTTCTCCCCAGATGGTGCGCAAATACAGCGCGCGCTCAGGCACGTCGATCTTCATCACGCCTTCGATGGCCTGCGAGTACGCCTGGCCATGGATGAAGCTGCAGATGCCGCAGATGCGCTCCGCGACGTAGGTCATCTCGAGAAAATCTTTTTTCTCAACGAGCTTTTCGAGCCCGCGGTGGATGAAGCCGATGGAGGGAACCGCCTCCACGACCCGCTCGTCCTCGAGCACGAGGTCGAGGTGGATGGGCTCCGGGAGCACCGGATGCTGCGGGCCGAACGGGACTATGGTTCTTGTTGCCATGGTTATTGTGCCGGTTGCTGGGGTTGCGGCGCGAACGGCGTCTTCACTGACAACTTATAGAACTTTCCTTTAAAGTCAAGGGCATTGCCCTGAACGTTGATGCCGAACAAATCGTGCAGCTCGTTTTCATACGTAAACGCGGCGAAATACGCCCCCGTGATGCTGGGCAGGTCGA from Chitinivibrionales bacterium includes the following:
- a CDS encoding nickel-dependent hydrogenase large subunit, which translates into the protein MATRTIVPFGPQHPVLPEPIHLDLVLEDERVVEAVPSIGFIHRGLEKLVEKKDFLEMTYVAERICGICSFIHGQAYSQAIEGVMKIDVPERALYLRTIWGEMSRIHSHLLWLGLFADGFGFESLFMHSWRVREKLLDIIEETTGGRVIFGTAKPGGVRRDIDNNTLNRIQGELKTIEKQCHELTDVFQKDGSVKRRTVGKGMLSKEDALALGAVGPTVRGSGIASDMRKLGYAAYPKLNWEPMVETGCDCYARCMVRSRELYQAFDLIYQAIAKIPDGPVDVKITGNPQGEYFARVEQPRGEVIYYVKGNNTKNLERFRVRTPTFANVPPLVKMLGGCELADVPVIVLTIDPCISCTER